The proteins below are encoded in one region of Williamsoniiplasma luminosum:
- a CDS encoding riboflavin kinase — translation MNKIIYNPMTMIMLHLEPSIGLVGNWSEWSNVEDEIIKLGIDSQEKLTLINIVVDDRLKVISENAIISQMEKYGIHDFLTFIVPNFKNPDFWNFESFKSMLHFKKIIINVDHPFFDAIQQTMTKTKMLPVTLLKTADSLFSKAQTLLKNGEIKGYQSLTGANYNFSGFVVKGQQLGRTINFPTANIQKGEMPFKQGVYLTKVKLPNDENTYWGMADYWCHPSKGLTFEVHILDFDKDIYGWNIQIELIDFERENIKVENLEQLKALLISDKQKMIAKIKKEQ, via the coding sequence ATGAACAAAATAATTTATAACCCCATGACAATGATCATGTTACATTTAGAACCAAGTATTGGTTTAGTCGGAAATTGGTCTGAATGAAGTAATGTTGAAGATGAAATTATTAAATTAGGAATCGATAGTCAAGAAAAACTTACCTTGATTAACATTGTCGTGGATGATCGTTTAAAAGTGATCAGTGAAAATGCAATTATCTCTCAAATGGAGAAATACGGAATTCATGATTTTCTAACTTTTATTGTTCCTAATTTCAAAAATCCTGATTTTTGAAATTTTGAATCATTTAAATCAATGTTACATTTTAAAAAGATTATCATTAATGTAGATCACCCATTTTTTGATGCAATCCAACAAACAATGACGAAGACAAAAATGCTACCAGTTACGCTTTTGAAAACAGCAGATTCACTTTTTTCAAAAGCACAAACTTTATTAAAAAATGGCGAAATAAAAGGTTATCAAAGCTTGACTGGGGCAAATTATAATTTTTCTGGATTTGTGGTTAAAGGCCAACAACTAGGAAGAACAATTAATTTTCCCACCGCTAATATTCAAAAAGGGGAAATGCCATTTAAACAAGGGGTTTATTTAACAAAAGTTAAATTACCAAATGATGAAAACACATATTGAGGAATGGCTGATTATTGATGCCATCCAAGTAAAGGTTTGACTTTTGAAGTGCATATTTTAGATTTTGACAAAGATATTTATGGGTGAAATATTCAAATTGAATTAATTGATTTTGAACGCGAAAACATCAAAGTTGAAAATTTAGAACAATTAAAAGCACTACTCATTTCTGATAAACAAAAAATGATTGCAAAAATAAAGAAGGAGCAATAA